A single Perca flavescens isolate YP-PL-M2 chromosome 2, PFLA_1.0, whole genome shotgun sequence DNA region contains:
- the tmem184c gene encoding transmembrane protein 184C has product MPCSCGNWRRWIRPLVVVLYILLLLVVLPLCIWELQKSQVGIHNRAWFIAGIFVFMTIPISLWGILQHLVHYTQPELQKPIIRILWMVPIYSLDSWIALKYPSIAIYVDTCRECYEAYVIYNFMTFLLNYLENQYPSLVSMLEAQEQQKHLPPLCCCPPWPMGEVLLLRCKLGVLQYTVVRPVTTVIALICQLCGVYDEGNFSSTNAWTYLVIFNNMSQLFAMYCLVLFYRALREELSPIKPVGKFLCVKMVVFVSFWQAAFIALLVKVGIISEEHTWDWKSVEAVATGLQDFIICVEMFLAAIAHHFSFTYKPYIREAEEGSCFDSFMAMWDISDVRADISEQVRNVGRTVMGRPRKFYFGEAQSDAERSGLLSSGSQDAITEAASNPVSPNGQYQGLGRTLTPHSLSAPAGLSSAPWDEEHEARPEETQDEERTNHTKEPTEADLIVIT; this is encoded by the exons ATGCCTTGTTCCTGTGGGAACTGGAGAAGATGGATTCGGCCGCTTGTTGTTGTGCTGTATATTTTGTTGCTATTAGTGGTCCTGCCCCTGTGCATCTGGGAACTGCAGAAGTCACAG GTTGGCATTCATAATAGAGCGTGGTTCATCGCTGGGATATTTGTCTTCATGACCATACCCATATCTTTATGGGGCATCCTCCAGCATCTGGTTCACTACACTCAGCCAGAGCTTCAGAAACCTATCATCAG gatATTATGGATGGTCCCAATCTACAGCTTGGACAGT TGGATTGCATTAAAATATCCCAGTATAGCAATTTATGTGGACACATGCAGAGAGTGCTATGAGGCCTATGTCATCTACAACTTCATGACCTTCTTGCTGAACTACCTGGAGAATCAGTACCCCAGCCTGGTGTCGATGCTGGAGGCCCAGGAGCAGCAGAAACACCTGCCCCCTCTTTGCTGCTGCCCGCCCTGGCCAATGGGAGA GGTTTTACTGTTGAGATGCAAATTGGGAGTCTTGCAGTACACCGTTGTAAGACCGGTCACAACAGTGATTGCCTT GatctgtcagctgtgtggagtgtatgatgaaggcaatTTTAGTTCAACAAATGCATGGACGTACCTGGTCATCTTCAACAATATGTCACAGCTG TTTGCCATGTACTGCCTGGTGCTGTTCTACAGGGCTCTGAGAGAGGAACTGAGTCCAATCAAGCCAGTGGGAAAATTCCTGTGCGTCAAAATGGTGGTGTTCGTCTCTTTCTG GCAAGCTGCGTTCATTGCTTTGCTGGTGAAAGTGGGCATTATCTCCGAGGAACATACATGGGACTGGAAAAGTGTGGAGGCTGTAGCTACTGGCTTACAG GATTTCATCATCTGCGTGGAGATGTTTCTGGCGGCCATCGCACATCACTTCAGCTTCACCTACAAGCCTTACATCCGGGAGGCTGAGGAGGGTTCTTGCTTTGACTCTTTCATGGCAATGTGGGACATCTCTGATGTCAGAGCAGACATTTCTGAACAAGTCCGCAATGTTG GGAGAACAGTTATGGGTCGTCCAAGGAAGTTCTACTTCGGGGAGGCGCAGAGTGATGCCGAGCGATCTGGCCTGCTCTCTTCGGGCTCCCAAGATGCCATCACTGAGGCGGCATCCAACCCCGTGTCACCCAACGGCCAATACCAGGGCCTTGGCAGAACCCTCACGCCGCACTCTTTGTCAGCCCCTGCTGGGCTCAGCTCGGCCCCGTGGGATGAAGAACATGAGGCTAGACCTGAAGAAACCCAGGACGAAGAAAGGACCAACCACACCAAAGAACCAACAGAAGCAGATCTCATCGTGATCACCTAG
- the prmt9 gene encoding protein arginine N-methyltransferase 9 — protein MPNASARPKHGRRTRRRRREDPARNELVSSSLESAQQCLFNQDYGTAFVHYLLVLNLAPMFKDFARESFRFTLFKWTEELDTVGRIQDLFDCYEQALELFPADEVILNSMGEHLFRMGFRDEAAGHFHKALKLRPDYPEARENFYRVANWLVERWHFLMLNDHGRNRKYQQAIQKAVQSGCNTVLDIGTGTGILGMCAKKAGAAEVYACELSKTMYELACEVVTANGMDGSIKILHMKSLEMEVPKDIPHRVSLVVTETVDAGLFGEGIIESLIHAWHHLLLPPQRGENEFQETSATGRVIPAGATVFGMALESLEIRRHHRLCVSEVGSLSLAAAGELRSPVSCSPEPDDSMEPYTTERLSRLPGGYKPLTEPFTALNIDFNNVQELEGLSSREVQQIRLPVTQGGELDALAVWFQLHLDEESSLSTGPQEDTCWEQAIYPVHSTNGFVLKPQDELLVEVSCRDSFLRLCSVAVLRDGHEIRLDKRLDLQDSGNPIPNPNPNPEAELCSALACLQTDQSPTKDFCMLECSEMALLNNSDYHQSFCSALAKLFSQLKVKCQNKERDQSGSTDSADCSDLLYVLDVSEGFSLLSLIAASNGHVKAYSSVEKTKQQEVLKRLARSNNVPEQHLEFWLNHMEDEHGMLKRPSREKLWSAIMLDCVETCGLIRQKLMEKASLARCLTEDGGSIFPAKIVVHGMLVESDTLLLESAVQGQEPTLGFNIAPFINQFTVPVHVFLDFSTLECRHLSDSVELFVLDLMDSTANYTNREVKVQATSAGRLTAIPFWYHIYLDQEISVSTLSQNSHWKQAAVVLQQPLEVRAGDRVHLAVKLHKSAISISAHIENTPGQMEQ, from the exons ATGCCTAATGCCAGTGCAAGGCCGAAGCATGGCAGGAGGACCCGAAGGCGACGCAGAGAGGACCCTGCCAGGAACGAGCTGGTCTCTAGTTCCCTCGAAAGTGCCCAGCAGTGCTTGTTCAACCAAGATTATGGAACTGCTTTTGTGCACTACCTTCTGGTCCTCAACCTTGCACCTATGTTTAAGGACTTTGCAAGG GAGTCCTTCAGGTTCACTCTTTTCAAATGGACAGAAGAGCTGGACACTGTGGGCCGCATTCAAGACCTCTTTGACTGTTATGAACAAGCGCTGGAACTGTTTCCTGCTGATGAGGTTATCCTGAACAGCATGGGTGAACACCTGTTCAG AATGGGCTTCAGAGACGAAGCCGCCGGTCATTTCCATAAAGCCTTGAAGCTGAGACCAGACTATCCAGAAGCCAGGGAGAACTTTTACCGAGTGGCCAACTGGCTGGTGGAACGCTGGCATTTCTTAATGCTCAATGATCACGGAAGGAACCGCAAGTACCAGCAAGCCATTCAGAAGGCTGTTCAGAGCGGCTGCAACACTGTACTGGACATAGGTACTGGCACTGGGATCCTTGG TATGTGTGCGAAGAAGGCAGGGGCCGCTGAGGTGTATGCCTGTGAACTGTCGAAGACCATGTATGAATTGGCCTGTGAGGTGGTGACCGCTAATGGAATGGATGGCAGCATCAAGATCCTCCACATGAAGTCTCTGGAGATGGAAGTGCCGAAGGACATTCCACACAG gGTATCCCTGGTGGTGACAGAGACTGTAGATGCAGGATTGTTTGGAGAGGGCATCATAGAGAGTCTCATTCATGCCTGGCACCACCTTCTGCTACCTCCACAG AGAGGTGAGAATGAATTCCAGGAGACGTCTGCGACAGGACGGGTCATCCCCGCTGGAGCCACGGTGTTTGGTATGGCTCTTGAAAGCCTTGAGATCCGCAGGCATCACAG gctgtgtgtgtcagaggtGGGCAGTCTGTCCTTAGCTGCAGCCGGGGAGCTCCGTAGCCCAGTGAGCTGCAGCCCTGAGCCAGATGACTCCATGGAGCCTTACACTACAGAGAGACTAAGCAGACTGCCTGGGGGCTATAAACCTCTCACGGAGCCATTCACAGCCCTCAACATAGATTTCAACAACGTGCAG GAACTGGAGGGGCTGAGCTCCAGGGAGGTGCAGCAGATCCGCCTGCCTGTCACTCAGGGGGGGGAGCTGGACGCTCTGGCCGTGTGGTTCCAGCTCCACCTGGACGAGGAGAGCAGCCTGTCTACTGGACCCCAGGAGGACACCTGCTGGGAGCAAGCCATCTACCCTGTCCACAGCACCAACG GTTTTGTCCTGAAACCCCAAGACGAGCTGCTTGTTGAAGTCTCCTGCAGAGATTCCTTCCTGAGGCTCTGCAGTGTCGCTGTGCTGAGAGATGGGCACGAAATCCGTCTCGACAAGCGTCTGGATCTGCAGGACTCTGGCAACCCCATTCCAAATCCAAACCCAAACCCAGAGGCTGAACTGTGCAGTGCACTGGCATGTCTTCAGACTGACCAGAGTCCAACTAAAGACTTCTGCATGCTGGAATGTTCAGAAATGGCGCTTCTGAACAACAGTGATTACCATCAGAGTTTTTGCAGTGCGCTGGCCAAACTCTTCTCCCAGCTGAAAGTTAAATGCCAAAACAAAGAGCGCGATCAGTCCGGCTCCACGGACTCCGCAGACTGTAGTGACCTGCTCTACGTCCTCGATGTGTCAGAGGGcttctctctgctctccctCATCGCTGCCAGCAATGGTCACGTAAAAGCGTACAGCTCTGTGGAAAAGACCAAGCAGCAGGAAGTCCTGAAGAGACTGGCTCGCTCCAATAATGTCCCAGAACAGCATCTGGAGTTCTGGCTCAACCACATGGAGGATGAGCACGGGATGCTGAAAAGGCCGTccagagagaagctgtggagCGCCATCATGCTGGACTGTGTAGAGACTTGTGGTCTCATTAGACAGAAGTTGATGGAGAAAGCATCACTGGCCAG GTGTTTGACGGAGGATGGAGGAAGTATTTTCCCAGCAAAGATTGTGGTGCACGGGATGCTGGTGGAGTCGGACACGTTGCTGTTGGAAAGTGCTGTCCAGGGCCAGGAGCCAACACTGGGATTCAATATTGCTCCCTTCATCAACCAGTTCACT gtACCTGTCCATGTGTTTTTGGACTTTTCCACACTGGAGTGCAGGCATCTCAGTGACTCTGTGGAGCTCTTTGTTCTTGACCTAATGGATTCCACCGCAAACTACACTAACAGAGAAGtaaag GTCCAGGCTACGTCTGCAGGCAGATTAACTGCAATCCCCTTCTGGTACCACATCTACCTGGACCAGGAGATCAGTGTCAGCACCCTGAGCCAGAACTCTCACTGGAAGCAGGCCGCCGTTGTGTTGCAGCAGCCCCTGGAGGTACGAGCCGGAGACAGGGTCCACCTCGCTGTGAAGCTTCACAAGAGCGCCATCTCTATATCCGCCCATATAGAGAATACCCCCGGGCAAATGGAACAATAA